A window from Leifsonia shinshuensis encodes these proteins:
- a CDS encoding MoxR family ATPase, with protein sequence MTMTPEQAGWFSGVFERLVANIDRVLLGKTHVIRLALTALFSEGHLLLEDYPGTGKTSLARAIAESVRGTTNRVQFTPDLLPGDITGVNIYDQRTGAFEFHRGPVFANIVLADEINRASPKTQSALLEVMEEQQVTVDGVRHSVGAPFMVIATQNPIEQAGTYRLPEAQLDRFLMKASIGYPDHEATLRILEGSERKAHEVVVPEVISAATVVEMGTMARGVHVDPTINDYVSRLVEASRTADEIRLGVSVRGALALLRASKTLAAASGRYYVTPDDVKALAEPVLAHRLVLDPEAEFEGVSASSLIGQLLIETPPPSDRAAV encoded by the coding sequence ATGACGATGACCCCCGAGCAGGCCGGCTGGTTCTCCGGAGTGTTCGAGCGCCTCGTCGCGAACATCGACCGCGTGCTGCTCGGCAAGACGCACGTGATCCGCCTGGCGCTCACGGCACTGTTCAGCGAGGGGCACCTGCTCCTCGAGGACTACCCGGGAACCGGCAAGACGTCGCTCGCCCGCGCGATCGCCGAGAGCGTGCGCGGCACGACCAACCGCGTGCAGTTCACCCCGGACCTCCTGCCCGGCGACATCACCGGTGTGAACATCTACGACCAGCGCACCGGCGCCTTCGAGTTCCACCGCGGGCCGGTCTTCGCCAACATCGTGCTTGCGGACGAGATCAACCGCGCCAGCCCGAAGACCCAGTCCGCGCTGCTGGAGGTCATGGAGGAGCAGCAGGTCACCGTGGACGGCGTCCGTCACTCGGTCGGCGCGCCCTTCATGGTCATCGCGACCCAGAACCCGATCGAGCAGGCGGGCACGTACCGGCTGCCGGAGGCGCAGCTCGACCGCTTCCTGATGAAGGCGTCGATCGGCTACCCGGACCACGAAGCGACCCTGCGCATCCTCGAGGGCTCGGAGCGGAAGGCGCACGAGGTCGTCGTCCCCGAGGTGATCTCCGCCGCGACCGTCGTCGAGATGGGCACCATGGCGCGCGGAGTCCACGTTGACCCGACGATCAACGACTACGTCTCCCGCCTGGTCGAGGCGAGCCGCACCGCCGACGAGATCCGGCTGGGCGTCAGCGTGCGCGGCGCGCTCGCCCTGCTGCGCGCCTCCAAGACGCTCGCCGCCGCATCCGGCCGGTACTACGTGACCCCGGACGACGTGAAAGCTCTCGCCGAGCCCGTGCTCGCGCACCGCCTGGTGCTCGACCCGGAGGCCGAGTTCGAGGGCGTCAGCGCGTCCAGCCTCATCGGCCAGCTCCTCATCGAGACCCCGCCGCCGAGCGATCGGGCCGCCGTGTGA
- a CDS encoding DUF58 domain-containing protein, producing MTTVTRSQTELTNARARIVGEREGFLADAIVWVVRNSAAAGRAIAAVARRVGAVVTALGWSMLVLAVLALTAGYVWGWVEAVVAGWTALVLLVVASGYLIGRTAYEVGLSLPANRVVVGDRAPGEVAVRNPLRRRLPGVRVEVPVGHGLAEFAAPSLAPSEEHSDVFVVPTTRRGIVPIGPVRTVRADPIGLLRREVVWADSLDLFVHPRTIAIPSMSTGFVRDLEGSPTRDLTSSDIAFHALREYVPGDERRYIHWKSTAKTGSYMVRQFEETRRSHLLVALSLSAADYATDEEFELAVSVTGSLGVRAMLDSRTVSVVASAETPEFAKRMVFSARRLSTVNRGRLLDDLSGVETADSALRLAELAQVASEDSAGISIAFLVCGSTPTAAQLRGAAAHFPLGVDVVAIVCDEGAVPSLRRVADLSVLTIGYLEDLQRSLAKRLAT from the coding sequence GTGACCACCGTCACCCGTTCGCAGACCGAGCTGACCAACGCGCGCGCCCGGATCGTCGGCGAGCGCGAGGGGTTCCTCGCCGACGCGATCGTGTGGGTCGTGCGCAACTCCGCCGCGGCCGGCCGTGCGATCGCCGCGGTGGCGCGCCGGGTCGGCGCTGTGGTGACGGCGCTCGGCTGGTCCATGCTCGTCCTCGCGGTGCTCGCGCTCACCGCCGGGTACGTGTGGGGCTGGGTGGAGGCGGTCGTCGCCGGGTGGACCGCGCTCGTGCTGCTGGTGGTCGCCTCCGGCTACCTGATCGGCCGCACCGCCTACGAGGTCGGGCTGTCGCTGCCCGCCAACCGTGTGGTCGTCGGCGACCGTGCGCCCGGCGAGGTGGCCGTCCGCAATCCGCTGCGGCGGAGGCTGCCGGGCGTCCGCGTGGAGGTGCCGGTCGGACACGGGCTGGCGGAGTTCGCCGCTCCGTCGCTCGCGCCGTCCGAGGAGCACTCGGACGTCTTCGTCGTGCCGACCACCCGCCGGGGGATCGTGCCGATCGGCCCGGTCCGCACCGTCCGCGCGGACCCGATCGGGCTGCTCCGCCGCGAGGTCGTGTGGGCCGACTCGCTCGACCTGTTCGTGCATCCCCGCACCATCGCCATCCCGAGCATGAGCACCGGGTTCGTCCGCGACCTGGAGGGCTCGCCGACGCGCGACCTGACCTCGAGCGACATCGCCTTCCACGCGCTGCGGGAGTACGTCCCCGGCGACGAGCGCCGGTACATCCACTGGAAGTCCACGGCGAAGACCGGCAGCTACATGGTGCGCCAGTTCGAGGAGACGCGGCGCAGCCACCTGCTCGTGGCGCTCAGCCTCTCGGCGGCCGACTACGCCACCGACGAGGAGTTCGAGCTCGCCGTGAGCGTCACCGGCTCCCTGGGCGTGCGGGCCATGCTCGACTCGCGCACTGTGTCCGTGGTGGCCAGCGCCGAGACGCCCGAATTCGCCAAGCGGATGGTGTTCAGCGCCCGCCGCCTGAGCACCGTCAACCGCGGCCGCCTGCTCGACGACCTCTCCGGGGTGGAGACGGCGGACTCCGCACTGCGGCTCGCCGAGCTCGCCCAGGTCGCGTCGGAGGACTCGGCCGGCATCTCGATCGCGTTCCTCGTCTGCGGCTCCACGCCGACGGCGGCGCAGCTGCGCGGCGCCGCCGCGCACTTCCCGCTCGGGGTGGACGTGGTGGCGATCGTGTGCGACGAGGGCGCCGTGCCGTCGCTGCGCCGCGTCGCCGACCTCAGCGTCCTCACCATCGGCTACCTGGAGGACCTGCAGCGCAGCCTCGCGAAACGGCTGGCCACCTGA
- a CDS encoding transglutaminaseTgpA domain-containing protein, producing the protein MPARRSLRALVDVAFALVAVALGAWAFWPIYQSSAFVVMLVATLLLGTAIGVVGWAWRLPSIAVAGLVVLVYLGTGVQLAVPSEGSTGGLLPTLPGFVDLVQGTWLSWKQLVTISVPVGSYQALLVPAFLLTLLATVVTVSTALRSSRPELAALPPVLLLVAGILLGSSVAPVPLLLLFALFAVLLAWLIRFRLLRRSAAVRSLREQSGQLVESRSERRSTALLTATGATVMLVAASAGGIAAAALLPPPGEREVVRTAVEQPFDPRHYPSPLSGFRSYLEPAEAEKTMLTVAGLPADRRLRIATLDTYDGVTYSVGSGDVTSASGSFARVPYRLDQGATNGKRTTTTVVVDAYRGPWLPGSGQLEQVEFRGADAGRLADSFFYNDVTGTGAVTAPLRTGDIYTEQSVVKPLLTAGQLEKVQPGSDSVPRPSVIPDELQSVLQKYTAGVSGAGPKLAAALRGLAQDGYISHGVGPKEPASRSGHGADRITELLTDVPMLGDQEQYAVTAALMARQLGFPARVVMGFVAPKDVTSPMVALTGSDISAWIEVQTNSGWVTVDPTPPLRPVPPKQPEQPTQISRPQTNVQPPVDDNPQRNDEPPQAQVDPSNQPKPNPVLETLLAVLVVVGWTLLVLALVASPFLAVLAAKWRRRVLRRSAPTARERIVGGWREFADAAVDHGYDPPPAATRVEFAGTIGGSRAAALAKVADRATFSGVAPTPAEAESVWKAVDDLRGQLAKRDTRWKRLLAAVSLRSLGYRGRRSGKGRNR; encoded by the coding sequence ATGCCCGCCCGCCGCTCTCTCCGCGCGCTCGTCGACGTCGCGTTCGCCCTCGTCGCGGTCGCACTCGGCGCCTGGGCGTTCTGGCCGATCTACCAGTCGAGCGCCTTCGTGGTCATGCTCGTCGCGACCCTGCTCCTCGGCACGGCGATCGGCGTCGTCGGATGGGCGTGGCGGCTTCCCAGCATCGCGGTCGCGGGGCTGGTGGTCCTGGTCTACCTCGGCACCGGCGTGCAGCTGGCCGTGCCCTCGGAGGGCTCCACCGGCGGCCTGCTCCCGACCCTGCCGGGCTTCGTGGACCTGGTGCAGGGCACGTGGCTCAGCTGGAAGCAGCTGGTCACCATCAGCGTGCCGGTCGGCTCGTACCAGGCCCTGCTCGTCCCGGCCTTCCTCCTGACGCTCCTGGCGACGGTGGTGACCGTCTCCACGGCGCTGCGCTCCTCCCGGCCCGAGCTCGCGGCCCTGCCGCCGGTGCTGCTGCTCGTCGCGGGGATCCTGCTCGGCTCCTCGGTCGCACCGGTGCCGTTGCTGCTGCTGTTCGCCCTGTTCGCCGTGCTGCTGGCGTGGCTCATCCGCTTCCGCCTGCTGCGGCGTTCGGCGGCCGTCCGCTCGCTGCGCGAGCAGAGCGGCCAGCTGGTCGAGTCGCGCAGCGAGCGGCGCTCGACCGCGCTGCTGACCGCCACCGGCGCGACCGTCATGCTCGTGGCGGCATCCGCGGGCGGCATCGCCGCGGCGGCGCTGCTCCCTCCGCCGGGGGAGCGCGAGGTCGTCCGGACCGCCGTCGAGCAGCCCTTCGACCCGCGCCACTATCCCAGCCCGCTGAGTGGCTTCCGGTCGTACCTGGAGCCCGCGGAAGCCGAGAAGACGATGCTCACGGTGGCCGGTCTCCCCGCCGACCGCCGCCTGCGCATCGCGACCCTGGACACCTACGACGGAGTCACCTACTCCGTGGGGAGCGGCGACGTCACCAGCGCGTCCGGTTCGTTCGCCCGCGTCCCGTACCGGCTCGACCAGGGCGCGACGAACGGCAAGCGGACCACGACGACCGTGGTGGTGGACGCCTACCGCGGTCCGTGGCTGCCCGGAAGCGGTCAGCTCGAACAGGTGGAGTTCCGGGGCGCCGATGCCGGGCGCCTCGCGGACTCGTTCTTCTACAACGACGTGACCGGCACCGGCGCCGTCACCGCGCCGCTCCGCACCGGCGACATCTACACGGAGCAGTCCGTGGTGAAGCCCCTGCTGACCGCCGGCCAGCTCGAGAAGGTGCAGCCCGGGTCCGACTCCGTTCCGCGCCCGTCGGTGATCCCGGACGAGCTGCAGTCGGTGCTGCAGAAGTACACGGCGGGCGTCTCGGGCGCCGGCCCGAAGCTGGCCGCTGCGCTGCGCGGGCTGGCGCAGGACGGCTACATCAGTCACGGCGTCGGCCCGAAGGAGCCGGCCAGCCGGTCCGGCCACGGTGCGGACCGCATCACGGAGCTGCTGACCGACGTCCCCATGCTCGGCGACCAGGAGCAGTACGCGGTCACCGCGGCGCTGATGGCCCGGCAGCTCGGCTTCCCGGCCCGGGTGGTCATGGGGTTCGTCGCCCCGAAGGACGTGACCTCTCCGATGGTCGCCTTGACCGGGTCGGACATCTCCGCCTGGATCGAGGTGCAGACCAACTCGGGCTGGGTGACCGTCGACCCCACGCCGCCGCTGCGGCCGGTGCCGCCGAAGCAGCCGGAGCAGCCCACGCAGATCTCGCGGCCTCAGACGAACGTCCAGCCGCCGGTCGACGACAATCCGCAGCGGAACGACGAACCGCCGCAGGCGCAGGTCGACCCCTCGAACCAGCCCAAGCCGAACCCGGTGCTCGAGACCCTGCTCGCGGTGCTCGTGGTGGTGGGATGGACACTGCTGGTGCTGGCGCTCGTCGCGTCGCCGTTCCTGGCGGTGCTCGCCGCGAAGTGGCGGCGGCGCGTCCTGCGGAGGTCGGCGCCGACGGCCCGGGAGCGCATCGTCGGCGGCTGGCGCGAGTTCGCCGACGCTGCCGTCGATCACGGCTACGACCCGCCGCCCGCGGCGACCCGGGTGGAGTTCGCCGGCACCATCGGAGGATCGCGGGCCGCGGCCCTCGCGAAGGTCGCCGACCGGGCGACGTTCAGCGGGGTCGCGCCCACCCCCGCGGAGGCCGAGTCGGTCTGGAAGGCGGTCGACGACCTGCGCGGCCAGCTCGCGAAGCGCGACACGCGCTGGAAGCGGCTGCTCGCGGCGGTCTCGCTGCGCTCGCTCGGCTACCGTGGAAGACGAAGCGGGAAGGGACGGAACCGATGA
- a CDS encoding Ig-like domain-containing protein, giving the protein MTPLARLGSWLAAHKSVAATAVSGTAIAALVTTLAVVSGGYSAQHLHLDDAAVWVASDAKKSLGRANTEIDKLNSVVAGTGEALDVVQDGTDVLLIDREANTIAVVDPAKAEAGKSVALPPRSPQVSLAGGHVALLSQTTGQLWLTSVAQLDRFNSGSAATVDLGGRAVSAMDPSGVLFAYQPGTRSLVRADLNAAEPSTTTTPVATRGDGANVSLTAVGGHWALLDPDQRTLWVDGRAVDLGAFLAVGAEPVLQQPSADGDAVWIATGTGLVRVPLDGGRATRPVAQVSGTPAAPVTVAGCTYAAWSAGTAWRSCSSTGAGERSTLDQVPAGATLDFRANGDRVVLNDGRSGVAWAVQSGNTRIDNWDELVSKKTTQELVNQTKQDTAPQYEKQEQPPVAVADTFGARPGRVTPLPVLLNDYDPNGDVLTIDSFTAVPATQGTLQLTNADQQLQLSLPDTATGSIGFDYTISDGRGGTASAHVTVTVRTSGENAPPVCVRNAKAVVQAGGRVTSAVLGDCYDPDGDSFYLSAASIPAPDTVTFTPQGQVAYSDHGDGTGVKDVALTLSDGRAESAGLLAVTVRPPGQVPIIADPFAVLAYQGQEVTVSPLDHVRGGNGTVRLSTVPTKADATITPDYQGGTFRFESDQAGTHNIEYSVTDGVITSTGVVRVEVKAPPGAKTAPIAVPHTAFIREQSSQDVDVLSTDIDPSGGVLLVTGATEPEASSGVRVQVLQQRTLRVTLSRPLAGPVDFHYRLSNGLADTVGTVTVVQLPPLTVHQPPIAAPDSVSVRVRDVVDIPVLANDVQPDGDTLTLDPTLATPLPNGAGLLFVSGDHLRYLAPSKPGNYTAAYKVYGADGQWATAEVTIAVRERDAATNNPPVPKTVTARVLAGDTVRITVPLSGIDPDGDSVQFIGQETNPQKGAVIASGPDWMDFQAGDYSAGTDTFTYAVVDALGARATGTVRVGIAARAEGARNPIAVEDDVTARPGRTLTVQVLANDSDPDGSPLSVTAVASLDGKAKAKVADDLVTVTAPKTPGAYGFLYTIQNERGGTSQAFLRLTVDPKAPPARPVVSDTTLGLSDILGKERVDVNVLANVFFADGPVSTLKLSLVPGYSADAQVTSSKRLRIAIGAKSQIVPFRVANPEDESVVAYGFVHVPGYDDALPQLKRGAPKLTVVSEKTLTIHLNDYIVAVGDRKVRLTDAATVRATHANGDDLVAGNDTLQFTSSPRYFGPASISFQVTDGASATDPSGNVATIVLPIEVTPRENQPPVFTGALIDFEPGQTKTIDLTKITKYPYAKDQGELVYSIQNPRPEGVSASLDGQKLTVTVATGTAKGSTPSLSIGVKDAVNAGQAGRIDISVVPSTRPLASPQPDRVIAPRGQTSSVDVLANDGATNPFPGKPLTVVAVRGIGSGLPDGLTITPSADNSQLQVSVSSTAAAADTTLQYEVADATGDPDRYTWGTVTVSVQDRPAPVSNVQIGTIADRSLTLSWIPGAFNNSPITGFEVTMASASTGQVLSTTPCATTTCAITTPGNGPANAVTLSVRARNALGLSDPTAYAEPVWSDVIPNAPTALSSSPLDQGLRITWSKPADAPGASPITSYVVSLGGVTNALQVSGSDPVGTSYALNITDPGIANGAAIAYTVSSRNEFYQGRTTWNQSQGSGVPAGAPTTTGIAPVATPDTKGGTSATLSWSNVFGDNGKAITDYYVAVFQGGNPTSCQVTGVQSGQPTLSANNLRRVQGGSTVFTGLSPNQSYNFIVYAYNGQGCTPAAIVSATPRQSPGDVTGIAVGPRQQDGTTVDFPVTISYNAGGGSNPRFDYQLLSGGAVVDSGTLAGTSGVLSGSGNHYGVPLTVRITRVCEGYPDGSSLCTDQNATQDLGVAVSLAIDGQRYDPASHVFTWTGWPTGAYDAVTYSCDGTTELPMPPAGQTASCTAPANDPSPTLVVRVVSGGDTYSASYPGSGMP; this is encoded by the coding sequence GTGACCCCGCTCGCGCGCCTCGGGTCCTGGCTGGCCGCTCACAAGTCCGTCGCGGCGACGGCGGTCAGCGGCACGGCCATCGCGGCGCTCGTGACCACCCTGGCGGTCGTGTCCGGGGGATACAGCGCGCAGCACCTGCACCTCGACGACGCGGCGGTGTGGGTGGCCAGCGACGCGAAGAAGTCGCTCGGCCGGGCCAACACCGAGATCGACAAGCTCAACTCGGTCGTCGCGGGCACCGGCGAGGCGCTCGACGTCGTGCAGGACGGCACCGATGTGCTGCTGATCGACCGCGAGGCCAACACGATCGCGGTCGTGGATCCCGCGAAGGCGGAGGCCGGCAAGTCGGTCGCCCTCCCTCCGCGGTCGCCGCAGGTGTCGCTCGCGGGAGGCCACGTCGCGCTCCTGTCGCAGACCACCGGGCAGCTGTGGCTGACCTCCGTGGCGCAGCTCGACCGGTTCAACTCCGGCTCGGCGGCCACCGTCGACCTGGGCGGCCGCGCCGTCTCGGCGATGGATCCGTCCGGTGTGCTCTTCGCCTACCAGCCGGGCACGCGCTCGCTGGTGCGCGCCGACCTCAACGCGGCCGAGCCGTCGACCACGACCACCCCGGTCGCGACGCGGGGCGACGGCGCGAACGTGTCCCTGACCGCGGTCGGCGGGCACTGGGCGCTGCTCGATCCCGACCAGCGCACGCTGTGGGTGGACGGACGCGCCGTCGACCTGGGCGCGTTCCTGGCCGTGGGGGCCGAGCCGGTGCTGCAGCAGCCGTCCGCGGACGGGGACGCGGTCTGGATCGCCACAGGGACGGGTCTCGTGCGGGTGCCGCTCGACGGCGGCCGGGCGACCCGTCCGGTCGCGCAGGTCAGCGGCACGCCGGCCGCGCCGGTGACCGTGGCAGGGTGCACCTACGCCGCCTGGAGCGCCGGGACGGCGTGGCGCTCCTGCTCGAGCACCGGCGCGGGGGAGCGCTCGACGCTCGACCAGGTCCCGGCCGGCGCCACGCTCGACTTCCGGGCCAACGGCGACCGGGTGGTCCTCAACGACGGGCGCTCGGGCGTCGCGTGGGCCGTCCAGAGCGGCAACACCCGCATCGACAACTGGGATGAACTCGTCTCCAAGAAGACCACCCAGGAGCTCGTCAACCAGACCAAGCAGGACACGGCGCCGCAGTACGAGAAGCAGGAGCAGCCTCCCGTCGCCGTCGCGGACACCTTCGGCGCGCGCCCCGGCCGCGTCACGCCGCTCCCGGTGCTGCTCAACGACTACGACCCCAACGGCGACGTGCTGACGATCGACTCGTTCACCGCCGTGCCCGCCACGCAGGGGACGCTGCAGCTCACCAACGCGGACCAGCAGTTGCAGCTGTCGCTGCCGGACACCGCCACGGGCTCCATCGGCTTCGACTACACGATCTCGGACGGCCGGGGCGGGACCGCGAGCGCCCACGTCACCGTGACCGTCCGCACCTCCGGCGAGAACGCGCCGCCGGTCTGCGTCCGGAACGCGAAGGCGGTGGTCCAGGCCGGCGGCCGCGTGACGTCGGCGGTGCTCGGCGACTGCTACGACCCCGACGGCGACTCGTTCTACCTGTCGGCGGCGTCCATCCCGGCCCCCGACACCGTGACGTTCACCCCCCAGGGCCAGGTCGCCTACTCGGACCACGGCGACGGCACCGGCGTGAAGGATGTGGCGCTCACCCTCTCCGACGGCCGGGCCGAGTCCGCCGGGCTGCTCGCCGTGACGGTCCGTCCGCCGGGCCAGGTGCCGATCATCGCCGACCCGTTCGCCGTGCTGGCCTACCAGGGCCAGGAGGTCACGGTGTCGCCGCTCGACCACGTGCGGGGCGGCAACGGAACCGTCCGGCTCAGCACCGTGCCCACGAAGGCCGACGCGACGATCACGCCCGACTACCAGGGCGGCACGTTCCGCTTCGAGTCCGACCAGGCGGGGACGCACAACATCGAGTACTCGGTGACCGACGGCGTCATCACGTCGACCGGCGTGGTGCGCGTCGAGGTCAAGGCTCCGCCCGGGGCCAAGACGGCGCCGATCGCGGTGCCGCACACCGCGTTCATCCGCGAGCAGTCCTCGCAGGACGTCGACGTGCTCTCGACCGACATCGACCCGTCGGGCGGCGTGCTGCTCGTGACCGGGGCGACGGAGCCGGAGGCGTCGAGCGGCGTCCGCGTCCAGGTGCTCCAGCAGCGCACCCTGCGGGTCACGCTCAGCCGGCCGCTCGCCGGACCGGTCGATTTCCACTACCGGCTCAGCAACGGCCTCGCCGACACCGTCGGAACGGTCACGGTCGTCCAGCTGCCCCCGCTGACGGTCCACCAGCCGCCGATCGCCGCACCCGACTCGGTCTCGGTGCGCGTGCGCGACGTGGTCGACATCCCCGTGCTGGCCAACGACGTCCAGCCCGACGGCGACACGCTGACCCTCGATCCGACGCTCGCGACACCGCTGCCGAACGGAGCGGGCCTGCTGTTCGTCAGCGGCGACCACCTGCGCTACCTGGCGCCGTCGAAGCCCGGCAACTACACGGCGGCGTACAAGGTGTACGGCGCCGACGGACAGTGGGCGACCGCCGAGGTCACCATCGCCGTGCGCGAGCGCGACGCCGCGACGAACAACCCGCCGGTGCCGAAGACCGTCACCGCGCGCGTGCTCGCCGGCGACACCGTCCGCATCACCGTCCCGCTCTCCGGCATCGACCCGGACGGCGACTCGGTGCAGTTCATCGGCCAGGAGACCAATCCGCAGAAGGGCGCCGTGATCGCCTCCGGGCCGGACTGGATGGACTTCCAGGCCGGCGACTACTCGGCCGGCACCGACACCTTCACGTACGCTGTGGTGGATGCGCTCGGCGCCCGGGCGACCGGGACCGTCCGCGTCGGCATCGCCGCGCGGGCGGAGGGCGCCCGCAACCCGATCGCGGTCGAGGACGACGTGACCGCGCGCCCGGGCCGCACCCTCACGGTGCAGGTCCTCGCCAACGACAGCGACCCCGACGGCAGCCCGCTCAGCGTCACCGCCGTCGCTTCGCTCGACGGCAAGGCCAAGGCGAAGGTGGCCGATGACCTCGTGACGGTCACGGCCCCCAAGACGCCGGGCGCCTACGGCTTCCTCTACACGATCCAGAACGAGCGCGGCGGCACGAGTCAGGCCTTCCTCCGGCTGACCGTCGACCCGAAGGCGCCGCCCGCGCGGCCGGTGGTCTCGGACACCACGCTCGGCCTGTCCGACATCCTGGGCAAGGAGCGGGTCGACGTCAACGTGCTCGCCAACGTCTTCTTCGCCGACGGTCCGGTCTCGACGCTCAAGCTGTCGCTCGTGCCCGGCTACAGCGCGGACGCGCAGGTCACCTCCTCGAAGCGGCTCCGGATCGCCATCGGGGCGAAGAGCCAGATCGTCCCGTTCCGGGTCGCCAACCCGGAGGACGAGTCCGTCGTCGCCTACGGCTTCGTCCACGTGCCCGGGTACGACGACGCCCTCCCGCAGCTCAAGCGCGGCGCCCCGAAACTGACGGTGGTGAGCGAGAAGACGCTCACCATCCACCTCAACGACTACATCGTCGCGGTCGGCGACCGGAAGGTGCGGCTCACCGACGCGGCCACCGTCCGGGCCACCCACGCGAACGGCGACGACCTGGTCGCCGGCAACGACACCCTCCAGTTCACGTCGTCGCCGCGGTACTTCGGCCCGGCGTCGATCTCGTTCCAGGTGACCGACGGCGCGAGCGCGACCGACCCGTCCGGCAACGTCGCCACGATCGTCCTGCCCATCGAGGTGACGCCGCGCGAGAACCAGCCGCCGGTGTTCACGGGTGCGCTCATCGACTTCGAGCCCGGCCAGACCAAGACGATCGACCTGACCAAGATCACGAAGTACCCCTACGCCAAGGACCAGGGCGAGCTGGTGTACTCCATCCAGAACCCGCGTCCCGAGGGCGTGAGCGCGTCGCTCGACGGGCAGAAGCTGACGGTGACCGTGGCGACCGGGACGGCGAAGGGGTCGACGCCCTCGCTCTCGATCGGTGTGAAGGATGCGGTGAACGCCGGCCAGGCGGGGCGCATCGACATCTCCGTCGTGCCGTCGACACGGCCGCTGGCGAGCCCGCAGCCCGACCGGGTGATCGCACCGCGCGGGCAGACCTCCTCCGTCGACGTGCTGGCCAACGACGGCGCCACCAACCCGTTCCCGGGCAAGCCGCTGACCGTCGTCGCGGTCCGCGGCATCGGCAGCGGGCTGCCGGACGGCCTGACCATCACCCCGAGCGCCGACAACTCGCAGCTGCAGGTGTCCGTCTCGTCGACCGCCGCGGCCGCGGACACCACGCTCCAGTACGAGGTGGCGGACGCCACGGGCGACCCGGACCGATACACCTGGGGAACGGTCACGGTGTCGGTCCAGGACCGCCCGGCTCCCGTGTCGAACGTGCAGATCGGCACCATCGCCGATCGCAGCCTGACGCTCAGCTGGATCCCGGGCGCGTTCAACAACTCGCCGATCACCGGGTTCGAGGTGACGATGGCGAGCGCGTCGACCGGGCAGGTGCTCTCCACCACCCCGTGCGCCACCACCACCTGCGCGATCACGACGCCCGGCAACGGCCCGGCGAACGCGGTCACCCTGAGCGTGCGCGCCCGCAACGCCCTCGGACTCTCCGATCCGACCGCCTACGCCGAGCCGGTCTGGTCCGACGTCATCCCGAACGCGCCGACCGCGCTGTCGTCGTCGCCGCTCGACCAGGGGCTGCGCATCACCTGGTCGAAGCCGGCGGACGCGCCGGGAGCCAGCCCGATCACCTCCTACGTCGTGTCGCTCGGCGGCGTGACCAACGCGCTGCAGGTCTCCGGCTCCGATCCGGTGGGGACCAGCTACGCCCTGAACATCACCGACCCGGGCATCGCGAACGGCGCCGCCATCGCCTACACGGTGTCGTCGCGGAACGAGTTCTACCAGGGCCGCACGACGTGGAACCAGAGCCAGGGGAGCGGCGTCCCGGCCGGTGCGCCCACCACGACCGGCATCGCCCCGGTGGCGACCCCGGACACCAAGGGCGGCACGAGCGCGACCCTGAGCTGGTCCAACGTCTTCGGCGACAACGGCAAGGCCATCACCGACTACTACGTCGCGGTGTTCCAGGGCGGAAACCCGACGAGCTGCCAGGTGACGGGCGTGCAGTCCGGCCAGCCCACGTTGTCCGCCAACAATCTCCGCCGGGTGCAGGGCGGCAGCACCGTCTTCACCGGGCTGAGCCCCAACCAGAGCTACAACTTCATCGTCTACGCCTACAACGGCCAGGGCTGCACGCCGGCCGCCATCGTGAGCGCCACCCCGCGGCAGTCGCCCGGCGACGTGACCGGGATCGCGGTCGGCCCGCGGCAGCAGGACGGCACGACGGTCGACTTCCCCGTCACCATCTCCTACAACGCCGGCGGCGGATCGAACCCGCGCTTCGACTACCAGCTCCTCAGCGGCGGCGCGGTCGTCGACTCGGGCACGCTGGCGGGCACGAGCGGGGTGCTCTCCGGCTCGGGCAACCACTACGGGGTGCCGCTCACCGTGCGCATCACCCGGGTGTGCGAGGGATACCCGGACGGCTCCTCGCTGTGCACCGACCAGAACGCGACGCAAGACCTGGGCGTCGCGGTGAGCCTCGCCATCGACGGCCAGCGGTACGACCCGGCGAGCCACGTGTTCACCTGGACCGGCTGGCCGACCGGCGCCTACGACGCCGTCACCTACAGCTGCGACGGCACCACGGAGCTGCCGATGCCGCCCGCCGGCCAGACCGCGTCGTGCACCGCGCCGGCGAACGACCCGTCGCCCACGCTGGTGGTCCGGGTCGTGTCCGGCGGCGACACGTACTCCGCGTCGTACCCGGGATCGGGGATGCCGTGA